The following coding sequences are from one Peromyscus eremicus chromosome X, PerEre_H2_v1, whole genome shotgun sequence window:
- the LOC131898811 gene encoding uncharacterized protein LOC131898811 encodes MKEYIFKFSGLICSTAALVFEIILANSQYWRLWEFNNEVVQFVSIGLWDAYYTQEFNISGSMTRMLVHTPLNSTWNESSEFQYLQLLIAWAILMKLLVLIFTSVAIKVSCLDDPFIEIQLFCYKMSAIILAVSSIFTLVTVTLNHLVDMYGQTTLDFPPDFPVKKEDIKKKHCTTVFPMGVLTATMSLFGVILFLYEMISLTVQSQVKALSASELAEQKA; translated from the coding sequence ATGAAGGAGTACATCTTCAAGTTCAGTGGCCTGATTTGCAGTACAGCAGCTTTGGTGTTCGAAATCATCCTTGCAAACAGCCAATACTGGCGCCTGTGGGAGTTTAACAATGAGGTTGTGCAATTTGTGTCAATTGGACTCTGGGATGCTTATTACACTCAGGAATTTAACATCTCTGGGTCTATGACCAGGATGTTGGTTCACACCCCTCTCAATTCAACCTGGAACGAGTCATCGGAATTTCAGTATTTACAACTCCTGATAGCGTGGGCCATTTTGATGAAACTCCTAGTCCTGATTTTCACTTCAGTGGCCATTAAGGTCAGCTGTCTGGATGACCCATTCATTGAAATCCAACTGTTTTGCTACAAGATGTCTGCCATAATTTTGGCTGTGAGCAGCATTTTTACACTTGTTACTGTGACCTTGAACCACCTGGTTGACATGTATGGGCAAACCACTCTTGATTTTCCACCTGACTTTCCCGTAAAGAAAGAAGACATTAAAAAGAAACACTGcacaactgtgtttccaatgggtgtCCTGACAGCCACTATGTCACTCTTTGGTGTCATTTTGTTCCTCTATGAGATGATCTCCTTGACAGTACAGAGTCAGGTGAAGGCACTGAGTGCTTCCGAACTGGCTGAGCAAAAGGCCTGA